The region CCATCTTGGAACTATCGGCATAAGCCCGATCAAAAACCGTCGGCAGAGGGTGGTCCTTCTTGCGCAGCAAGTGAATGGTCCCTCCCAAATACAAATGTTTGCCGTCCTTTTCCACGATCCAAACACTCGACGGTCGATAGTTGTCCTTGCCGACCTCATCGCCTCCTTTGCAGGACAGGTGGACAAAACACGCCGCAAAAGCGCAAAGGAGAGGAGCAAGGCGAAAAAGCATGGTGGAGCAGAGCAATACGTGAGCAAAAGCAGCATTCATGATACCTTTTTGCAATGGGTTGTTCAATCTCCGCAACAGGGAACCGCTTCACCTCAGTCCAGCACCAGCTCACGCAACTTCACCGTCACCTCCTCGCGGCTCAAAGCGCCTGCCGCAACGGCCAAAGTCAGGTTTTCCCAATCCACGCTGTCGGGCTTGGGGCGAAATCCATTCAGTTTAAGAAATACCAAGCAGGCACCCAATGCCGCGCGCTTGTTTCCATCAACGAAGGGATGGTTGCTGCACAGAAAAAAGAGATAAGCGGCCGCCATGTCGATCAAATCTGTGTAAGGAGATTGACCCCCGAATTCGGCCTGCGGCGCTGCCACCGCCGACTCCAGCAACGCACGATCCCGCAGGCCCTGCGATCCACCAAAACGGGCGATCGCCACCTCGTGAATCTCCGAAACCATCTCCACTGACAAGTGAAGACATCCTGTAAACTCCGCACTCATGAGAGTTTCTTCATGGTCGTGGCATACTCCGTCATCGTTTCTTGGATGAGCGAACTCACCTCGCTCGCGCTCGGCTGTTTCCGGATGCTGGCAATCGTAATCGTCCCCCCCGCGTGAACCTCCACATTCACTTCATCCCCGGGCTTCAATCGCGCCAGTTGCAACAAGGCCGAATCAAAAATGATTCCATGGGAATTGCCGACTTTGGTGATGGTCTTGATCATGTGTAATACTATGTTTTACATGCCCGTTCGTCAAGTCGTTCCCTCGCGAGCTTGCGCCGGGATGACTTGCGGCTTGCACTTTGCTGGCATCTCCCCACATTCATCACCCGCCACATGCAACTGACCGCCATCGTTGAAGCCCTCCTCTTCGCCACCCAGGATCCCCTGTCGGTGACGGATATTGGACGTGCCATCCGCGAGACCGTGCGCGAAGCCAAGGAGCACGCCACCGAGAGCAGCACTCCGCTCGACGAAGAAAAAGCTGCGCTCGAAGCCCTCACCGACGAGCAGGTTCTGGCTGCCCTCGAAGAACTCGTCCGGCATTACGACGAAGACAACCGCTCCTTCACCATCGTGCAACGCAGCACTGGCTGGCGACTCTGTGCCAAAGGCGAATTCGGCGAATGGTGCCGCGCGCTCTATCCCGGCAAAAAACCTTCCCGGCTCAGCGGTCCTGCCCTCGAAACCCTGGCCATCATTTCCTACCGGCAGCCGATCACCAAATCTGCCATTGAAGCCGTCCGCGGCGTGTCGGTCGACGCCATGGTGCAGCAACTGCTCGACCGCAATCTTGTCCGAATTGAAGGCCGCGCCGATCTTCCCGGCCGACCACTCCTCTACGCCACCACTGATCTTTTCCTCGATCACTTCGGCATCCGCCATCTCGACGACCTCCCCAACGCCGCTGAATTGCGCCGCGTCAAACTCCCCACGCCGGAGGACGTTGCCAATCAATCCGCCGATGCTCCCGCCGCTCCCGCAGAACAGGAAGGCACCCTCCTTCTCGACGGCATGGAACCTTCTCCTGCCAGCGAGGCTTGATCTCGCCTCGTCTCACTCCGAAATCACCGCCTTCGCGAACCCCTGCACCTGCAGCGAAGCCAGCACGGCAAGCAGCAAAGCCTTCACCACCTCTACGGCGATATACGCCTGATGATGCCACGATGCCGGAACCTCCTGCCCGGC is a window of Phragmitibacter flavus DNA encoding:
- a CDS encoding type II toxin-antitoxin system death-on-curing family toxin, whose amino-acid sequence is MSAEFTGCLHLSVEMVSEIHEVAIARFGGSQGLRDRALLESAVAAPQAEFGGQSPYTDLIDMAAAYLFFLCSNHPFVDGNKRAALGACLVFLKLNGFRPKPDSVDWENLTLAVAAGALSREEVTVKLRELVLD
- a CDS encoding AbrB/MazE/SpoVT family DNA-binding domain-containing protein, which produces MIKTITKVGNSHGIIFDSALLQLARLKPGDEVNVEVHAGGTITIASIRKQPSASEVSSLIQETMTEYATTMKKLS
- the scpB gene encoding SMC-Scp complex subunit ScpB; amino-acid sequence: MQLTAIVEALLFATQDPLSVTDIGRAIRETVREAKEHATESSTPLDEEKAALEALTDEQVLAALEELVRHYDEDNRSFTIVQRSTGWRLCAKGEFGEWCRALYPGKKPSRLSGPALETLAIISYRQPITKSAIEAVRGVSVDAMVQQLLDRNLVRIEGRADLPGRPLLYATTDLFLDHFGIRHLDDLPNAAELRRVKLPTPEDVANQSADAPAAPAEQEGTLLLDGMEPSPASEA